A genomic segment from Oncorhynchus keta strain PuntledgeMale-10-30-2019 chromosome 7, Oket_V2, whole genome shotgun sequence encodes:
- the LOC118386445 gene encoding LOW QUALITY PROTEIN: caspase-8-like (The sequence of the model RefSeq protein was modified relative to this genomic sequence to represent the inferred CDS: inserted 4 bases in 3 codons) yields the protein MEMDFQRLLLQVEQALSSEEVQALAFLCKDLLEKDCSSVPTASQLFSLLTDQELLXPDQPYLLADLLCTIQRHSLMRELGLNNQLPTTSSLISPYRKLLFDLSENTTEDELREIKFLLVNILPRRKLEGNVTTLQVFLEMEKIDILSVIKLNIVESMFGSVCPMLKTRINQFKTKQGKASKPKNRVGLLRPRSSSACLPENQAVSMLPRRPVSCGLSASQPSTEVSTLNPADASLDVRRVSDTVDAVLKHRLGLLSTSGDNDAALSQGNHHVSSIPSRGHNKNFDPANRQTGNTTKEEVGEYAMTGRXRGYCLIINNYNFRNSPKPLNNREGTQVDESSLVSVFEWLGFETQIEPDCSREQLLSRVEELRSRDHSQMDCLVCCVLSHGLEAGVYGVDGLKVRVRELTEPFSGLECSSLRGKPKLFFIQACQGIKEQQPVFIQSDCPGADGSTITSSICTDAVVPRDSILSDADFLLGMATVPHFASFRDXKGTWFIQSLCQNLINMVPSGYDLLSILTKVNDDVSSKSDNHGTRKQMPQPAYSLRKRLVFPIPKDPPSRLHEPEIFA from the exons ATG GAGATGGATTTCCAAAGGCTGCTGTTGCAGGTGGAACAAGCCCTGAGCAGTGAAGAAGTACAAGCACTTGCATTTCTTTGCAAAGATCTGCTTGAGAAAGACTGTAGCTCAGTGCCCACAGCAAGTCAACTCTTCTCTCTTCTGACGGACCAAGAACTGT ACCCCGATCAGCCTTACTTGCTTGCCGATTTATTATGTACCATCCAGCGCCACAGCTTGATGCGAGAGCTTGGCCTCAACAACCAGCTTCCAACAACCAGTAGCCTCATCTCTCCTTATAG AAAACTGCTGTTTGACCTATCAGAGAACACCACTGAAGACGAGTTGAGAGAGATTAAGTTCCTATTGGTTAACATACTCCCTCGTAGGAAACTGGAGGGCAACGTG ACTACCTTGCAAGTATTCCTGGAAATGGAGAAAATTGATATTTTGAGCGTCATAAAACTAAACATTGTTGAAAGTATGTTTGGAAGTGTCTGCCCCATGTTGAAAACAAGAATCAACCAGTTTAAAACAAAGCAGGGCAA GGCCAGTAAACCAAAAAACAGGGTGGGATTGTTAAGACCAAGGTCTTCTTCTGCATGTCTTCCAGAAAACCAG GCTGTCTCCATGCTTCCAAGGAGACCTGTGTCATGTGGACTATCAG CTTCACAGCCTTCAACTGAG GTGTCCACTCTGAATCCAGCTGACGCCTCTCTGG ATGTTCGGAGGGTCTCAGATACAGTGGATGCAGTActgaagc atAGGCTGGGTCTCCTAAGTACCAGTGGGGACAACGATGCTGCTCTCAGCCAAG GGAATCACCATGTTTCATCCATACCCTCACGTGGACACAATAAGAACTTTGACCCTGCAAATCGTCAGACAGGAAACACCACAAAAGAG GAAGTGGGAGAATATGCTATGACAGGAAG AAGAGGTTACTGTCTGATAAttaacaactacaacttcagaaATTCTCCAAAACCCCTAAACAATAGAGAGGGAACACAGGTTGATGAAA GCAGTTTGGTGAGTGTGTTTGAGTGGCTGGGCTTTGAGACGCAGATTGAGCCAGACTGCAGCCGGGAGCAGTTACTGTCTCGAGTTGAGGAGCTCCGCAGCCGTGACCACAGCCAGATGGACTGCCTGGTGTGCTGCGTTCTGAGCCACGGGCTGGAGGCAGGTGTTTATGGGGTGGACGGGCTGAAGGTCAGAGTCAGGGAGCTCACAGAGCCCTTCTCTGGACTGGAGTGCAGCTCACTGAGGGGGAAGCCCAAGCTGTTCTTTATCCAGGCCTGTCAGGGCATCAAGGAACAACAGCCAGTGTTCATTCAGTCCGATTGCCCAGGCGCTGATGGCTCTACTATCACCAGCTCTATCTGCACTGATGCAGTGGTACCCAGAGACTCCATTCTCTCTGATGCCGACTTCCTTCTGGGCATGGCCACTGTCCCTCACTTTGCCTCTTTCAGAG ATAAGGGCACTTGGTTCATCCAGTCATTGTGCCAGAACCTCATCAACATGGTTCCCAG TGGGTATGACTTGCTGTCCATCCTGACCAAGGTAAACGATGATGTCAGCAGTAAGAGTGATAACCATGGCACCAGGAAGCAGATGCCCCAGCCTGCATACTCACTCAGGAAGAGGCTGGTCTTTCCCATCCCAAAAGACCCTCCTTCCAGACTACATGAGCCAGAAATATTTGCTTGA